DNA sequence from the Selenomonas timonae genome:
TATCTATCTGTAGTAGGAGGAAAAAACATGATTGTTGGCGTTTCGAAGGAAATCAAGAACAATGAGTTCCGCGTCGGTATGACCCCTTCGGGTGTCGAGGCGATGCGCCGTGCTGGTCACACGGTCCTGATCGAAGAGGGTGCCGGCGTTGGCAGCGGCTTCACGGATGCCGATTACAAGGCTGTCGGTGCTGAGATCATCTCGGACAAGAAGGCTCTGTTTGATCGTTCTGAAATGATTGTTAAGGTAAAAGAGCCTCTCGAATCCGAGTATGACCTCTTCCATGAGGGTCAGATCCTCTTCACCTACCTCCATCTCGCAGCTGAGCCCGAACTTACACAGGCTCTCCTCAAGAAGAAGGTTGTCGGCATTGCCTATGAGACGGTTATCGGCAAGAATGGCCGCGGTCTCCCCCTCCTCGCTCCCATGAGCGAAATCGCAGGCCGTATGTCCGTCCAGATCGGTGCACAGTTCCTTGAGAGCCGTTACGGCGGCAGCGGCGTCCTCCTCGGCGGTATCGCAGGTGTCTCTGCAGGCCAGGTCGTCATCATCGGCGGCGGCAACGTCGGTACGAACGCTGCTAAGATTGCTGTCGGTCTCGGCGCACGCGTCACGGTTATCGATCTCTCGATCGAGCGTCTCCGTGAGCTCGATGACATCTTCGGCGGCCGCATCGTCACCGAGTACTCCTCGAGCTACAACATCGCTAAGTGGGTCAAAGAGGCAGACCTCCTCGTCGGCTCCGTTCTCATCCCGGGCGCTCGTACCCCGATCCTCGTCACCGAGGAAATGATCAAGACCATGAAGAAGGGCTCCGTTGTTGTCGACGTTGCAATCGACCAGGGCGGTTCCATCGAGACCTGCGATCACTGCACGACGCATGAGAACCCGACGTTCGAGAAGCACGGCGTTGTTCACTACTCCGTTGCAAACATCCCGGGCGCTGTTTCCCGTACGTCCACGCTCGGCATCACGAACGCGACGATTTCCTATGCGGTTGACATCGCGACCAAGGGCTGGAAGGCTGCGCTCCAGCAGGTTCCCGGCCTCAAGTACGGTCTCAACACCATCGACGGTCACCTCACCAACGAGGCGGTCGCTAAGGCTCTGAACATTCCGTTCAAGTCCATCGATGAGTTCCTGAAGTAATTCTCCACTCTGACTGCTGAGGGGCTGCTTCACTCCCATATGCTTTCATATGCGCCGTGAAACAGCCCCTTTCTCTTAAAAAAACTGAAAAGAAAGGCTTGGAGGTTTTTGTATGTTTTTCAAGAAGAAGACACTGGAGGACTTCAGTGCACAGCGAGAAAGCAGCGGCATGCACCGCACGCTGAGCACCGTTGATCTTACCTTCCTTGGCATCGGCGGCATCATCGGCTCGGGCGTGTTCGTTCTGACCGGTATCGGTGCCGCGCGTTACGCAGGTCCCGGTATCGTATTATCCTTCGTTGCCGCAGGTCTCCTCTGTATGCTCGTGGGACTTGCTTACGCCGAGCTCGCATCTCTCATCCCCGCTGCGGGCAGTGCATATGCCTATACCTTCGCCTCCCTCGGTGAGGGCATGGCGTTCCTCTGCGGCTGGTCGCTCATCATCGGATACATCGTCACCGCGAGTGCGGTCGCCGTCGGTTTCTCCGCGTACTTCTCAGGTATGATGGCGTCCCTAGGGATGGAGATACCGAAGGCATGGCTCACAACGGCACCAGAGGGCGGTATCATCAACCTCCCCGCCGTCGTCATCACACTCCTCATCGGCTTCATCCTCGCGCACGGCACGAAGGAGAGCTCGCGTCTCAACACGATTCTCATCTCGCTCACACTGTGCGCGATTGTCG
Encoded proteins:
- the ald gene encoding alanine dehydrogenase, with product MIVGVSKEIKNNEFRVGMTPSGVEAMRRAGHTVLIEEGAGVGSGFTDADYKAVGAEIISDKKALFDRSEMIVKVKEPLESEYDLFHEGQILFTYLHLAAEPELTQALLKKKVVGIAYETVIGKNGRGLPLLAPMSEIAGRMSVQIGAQFLESRYGGSGVLLGGIAGVSAGQVVIIGGGNVGTNAAKIAVGLGARVTVIDLSIERLRELDDIFGGRIVTEYSSSYNIAKWVKEADLLVGSVLIPGARTPILVTEEMIKTMKKGSVVVDVAIDQGGSIETCDHCTTHENPTFEKHGVVHYSVANIPGAVSRTSTLGITNATISYAVDIATKGWKAALQQVPGLKYGLNTIDGHLTNEAVAKALNIPFKSIDEFLK